A genomic segment from Prochlorothrix hollandica PCC 9006 = CALU 1027 encodes:
- a CDS encoding single-stranded-DNA-specific exonuclease RecJ, with protein sequence MTWNLAPAEDLPPDFSQGVEAHCPPGSGSFAAQLLWQRGIRDLKQLPGFLNPDHYTPASPWALDPEMTWAVERLQRAYQRGEKVAIWGDFDADGLTATALLWQGLGQWFGVDRLTYYIPDRIQDSHGLCQRGLHGLIEAGYSLIVTCDTGSTDGELMAWGRDQGLEFIITDHHTLPPQRPPAVAVINPRTLAPDHPLASLSGVAVAYKLVEALYDAAQQTSDRRTDPATDPATDQVTDQVTDQVTDQVTDQVIDPATNPATDQVTDQVTAQANNPVALSPSSAAGAAVDVAENIAENIAENIAQKPSHSPWPNPSLPLDHLLDLVAIGLIADLVELRGDCRYLAQRGLEKLKELTQPQGSHRRPGVTHLLHLCQRNGDRPTDISFGIGPRINAVSRVQGDARLCVELLTSREGDRCRQLAEQAEVLNLRRKALQRDLQIEIAARLAQVDLSTTPALVLGAVGWPVGILGLVAGQVAQTYQRPTVLLSLEAAEPTPEPWVNPSQTDGSPLTQGQDPPLPPLARGSARSVKNLNLYDLLLHQGNLLHRFGGHPMAAGLSLPIAHIPLFTAALEQTLRQHQGYITPGEPTLTVDLTVRVADLGNALFQALRLLEPYGMGNPPPRLLVQDCWFKEINHRNAQDYQGRTVRYIRTTFELWDESYPKGIPGIWWEHYADDLPPGRCDAVVELGIKTGVKGRSGQHQVTLIAVRPRGSDGLTVPESRRQGWLLDWRTQMPPADTAPKALVLRRCPHTWEDLQQWAQRAVDGGMPLALAYGEPWGPRGTEPWFKLVGWVKQWSQSSQLRSWEQIIHHLGISDRTLDTGIQALQDLGFQWQSQEPHQDPQQYTCRYDPNCQTPQAAHGKVQRFLQQVEADRFQQDYFCRGTIEALAAAIVLKR encoded by the coding sequence ATGACCTGGAATCTAGCGCCTGCTGAGGATTTGCCCCCTGATTTTAGTCAAGGGGTTGAAGCCCACTGTCCCCCCGGCTCAGGATCCTTTGCCGCCCAACTGCTATGGCAGCGGGGGATCCGGGACTTGAAGCAACTACCGGGCTTCCTCAACCCCGACCACTATACCCCTGCCTCCCCCTGGGCCTTGGATCCAGAGATGACCTGGGCGGTAGAGCGGCTACAGCGGGCCTACCAACGGGGGGAAAAGGTGGCCATTTGGGGAGATTTTGATGCCGATGGACTCACCGCAACGGCCTTATTGTGGCAGGGGCTAGGGCAGTGGTTTGGGGTCGATCGCCTCACCTACTATATTCCCGATCGGATTCAGGACTCCCACGGTCTCTGCCAACGGGGGTTGCACGGGTTAATCGAAGCAGGCTATAGCCTAATCGTTACCTGCGACACGGGCAGTACCGACGGGGAGTTAATGGCCTGGGGTAGAGACCAGGGTCTGGAGTTCATCATCACGGATCATCACACCCTACCGCCCCAGCGTCCCCCAGCGGTGGCTGTCATTAATCCCCGCACGTTAGCACCGGATCATCCCTTGGCTTCCCTGTCGGGGGTGGCGGTGGCCTATAAGCTGGTGGAAGCCCTCTATGATGCTGCCCAGCAGACTAGCGATCGAAGAACCGATCCAGCTACTGATCCAGCTACCGATCAAGTTACTGATCAAGTTACTGATCAAGTTACTGATCAAGTTACTGATCAAGTTATCGATCCAGCTACCAATCCAGCTACCGATCAAGTTACCGATCAAGTGACTGCTCAGGCAAACAACCCAGTTGCCCTATCTCCCTCCTCGGCTGCGGGTGCTGCGGTGGATGTTGCTGAAAATATTGCTGAAAATATTGCTGAAAATATTGCTCAAAAGCCTAGCCACTCCCCCTGGCCGAACCCCTCCTTGCCCCTGGATCATCTGCTGGATCTGGTGGCCATTGGCCTGATTGCTGACTTGGTGGAACTGCGGGGAGATTGCCGCTATTTAGCCCAGCGGGGCTTGGAGAAGCTGAAGGAATTGACCCAGCCCCAGGGGAGCCATCGCCGCCCAGGGGTGACCCACCTATTACACCTCTGCCAGCGTAACGGCGATCGACCCACAGACATTTCCTTTGGCATCGGGCCGCGCATCAATGCCGTCAGTCGGGTGCAAGGGGATGCCCGTCTTTGTGTGGAATTATTGACCAGTCGGGAGGGCGATCGCTGCCGCCAGTTGGCAGAACAGGCAGAGGTGCTGAATCTGCGCCGCAAAGCTCTGCAACGGGATTTACAAATAGAAATTGCCGCCCGTTTAGCCCAAGTCGATCTCTCGACGACCCCAGCCCTGGTTTTGGGGGCAGTGGGCTGGCCGGTGGGAATCTTGGGGTTAGTGGCGGGACAAGTGGCCCAAACCTACCAACGCCCCACGGTCCTATTAAGTTTGGAGGCGGCTGAACCCACACCAGAACCCTGGGTTAACCCCAGCCAGACGGACGGATCCCCCCTAACCCAGGGCCAAGACCCCCCTCTGCCTCCCCTGGCACGGGGTTCAGCCCGATCGGTCAAAAACCTCAACCTCTACGATCTACTGCTCCATCAAGGCAACCTCTTACATCGCTTTGGGGGACACCCCATGGCCGCAGGTCTCAGTTTACCGATCGCCCATATCCCCCTGTTTACCGCTGCCCTGGAACAAACCCTGCGACAACACCAGGGGTACATCACTCCAGGGGAACCCACCTTAACCGTTGATCTCACGGTCAGGGTGGCGGATCTGGGCAATGCTTTATTTCAGGCGTTGAGATTGCTGGAACCCTATGGCATGGGCAACCCCCCGCCCCGGCTACTGGTGCAGGACTGTTGGTTTAAGGAGATCAACCACCGCAATGCCCAGGATTATCAAGGGCGCACCGTGCGCTATATTCGCACCACCTTTGAGCTATGGGATGAAAGCTACCCCAAGGGTATCCCCGGCATTTGGTGGGAACATTATGCCGACGATCTGCCCCCCGGACGCTGTGATGCAGTGGTGGAACTGGGCATCAAGACGGGGGTAAAGGGTCGCTCTGGACAGCACCAGGTCACCTTAATTGCAGTGCGGCCCAGGGGCAGCGATGGCTTGACGGTGCCGGAGTCCCGCCGCCAGGGCTGGCTGTTGGATTGGCGCACCCAAATGCCGCCAGCGGATACAGCCCCCAAAGCCCTGGTGTTGCGGCGCTGTCCCCACACCTGGGAGGACTTACAACAGTGGGCGCAACGGGCAGTGGACGGGGGAATGCCCTTGGCGTTGGCCTATGGCGAACCCTGGGGACCAAGGGGGACTGAGCCTTGGTTTAAGTTAGTGGGGTGGGTCAAACAGTGGAGTCAGTCGTCCCAACTCCGGAGTTGGGAGCAGATCATCCACCATCTGGGGATCAGCGATCGCACCTTGGACACCGGCATCCAGGCGCTCCAAGACTTGGGCTTTCAATGGCAGAGCCAAGAACCACACCAGGATCCCCAGCAGTACACCTGTCGCTATGATCCCAACTGCCAAACCCCCCAAGCCGCCCACGGCAAAGTCCAGCGCTTTTTGCAGCAAGTGGAGGCCGATCGCTTCCAACAGGACTATTTTTGCCGAGGGACGATCGAGGCATTGGCGGCGGCGATCGTCCTCAAGCGCTAG
- the psbC gene encoding photosystem II reaction center protein CP43: protein MVTLSDRFVGSDLKTSGYPWWAGNARLINLSGKLLGAHVAHAGLIVFWAGAMTLFEVAHFTPEKPLYEQGDILLPHLASLGWGVGPGGEITDITPYFIVGVLHLISSAVLGLGGVYHTLRGPETLEQYSDFFSQDWKDKNQMTNILGFHLIVLGIGASLFVFKAMFFGGLYDPWVPGGGGVRVITNPTLSPSVLFGYLFRSPFGGEGWLIGVNNMEDVVGGHIWVALHCFIGGAWHLITRPFNWARRSLVWSGEAYLSYSLGALSLMGFIASMFVWFNNTVYPSEFYGPTGSEASQAQSFTFLIRDQRLGANIASAQGPTGLGKYLMRSPTGEVIFGGETMRFWDFRGPWLEPLRGPNGLDLDKLNNDVQPWQIRRAAEYMTHAPLASINSVGGVITEPNSVNYVNLRQWLAGSHFILGFFFLIGHLWHAGRARAAAAGFEKGIDRKTEPVLSMSDLD from the coding sequence GTGGTAACGCTCTCTGATCGCTTTGTTGGAAGCGACCTTAAGACTTCTGGATACCCCTGGTGGGCCGGAAACGCACGTCTAATCAATCTCTCTGGCAAACTGCTGGGTGCCCACGTTGCCCACGCTGGCCTGATTGTCTTCTGGGCTGGTGCCATGACCCTGTTTGAGGTGGCTCACTTCACCCCTGAGAAGCCCCTCTACGAACAAGGCGATATCTTGCTGCCTCACCTCGCCAGCCTTGGCTGGGGAGTTGGTCCCGGTGGTGAAATCACCGATATTACCCCCTATTTCATCGTCGGTGTATTGCACCTAATTTCCTCTGCCGTTCTCGGCTTAGGCGGTGTCTATCACACCCTGCGCGGTCCTGAAACCCTGGAGCAGTACTCTGACTTCTTCAGCCAGGACTGGAAAGATAAGAACCAGATGACCAATATTCTGGGTTTCCACCTCATCGTTTTGGGCATTGGCGCAAGCCTGTTTGTCTTCAAAGCCATGTTCTTTGGTGGACTCTATGATCCTTGGGTTCCTGGTGGCGGCGGCGTTCGGGTTATCACCAACCCCACCCTTAGCCCCAGTGTTCTCTTCGGTTACCTGTTCCGCTCCCCCTTTGGTGGTGAGGGCTGGTTGATCGGTGTGAACAACATGGAAGATGTGGTCGGCGGTCACATTTGGGTTGCCCTGCACTGCTTTATTGGTGGCGCTTGGCACCTCATTACCCGCCCCTTCAACTGGGCACGTCGTTCCCTGGTGTGGTCTGGTGAGGCTTACCTGTCCTACAGCTTGGGTGCGTTGTCCCTCATGGGTTTCATTGCCTCCATGTTTGTCTGGTTTAACAACACCGTCTATCCCAGTGAGTTCTACGGTCCCACGGGATCGGAAGCCTCTCAGGCTCAGTCCTTCACCTTCTTGATCCGTGACCAGCGCTTGGGCGCTAATATCGCCTCTGCCCAGGGTCCCACCGGTCTAGGTAAGTACCTGATGCGCTCCCCCACGGGTGAGGTCATCTTTGGTGGTGAAACCATGCGCTTTTGGGATTTCCGGGGTCCTTGGTTGGAGCCTCTGCGCGGTCCCAATGGCTTGGATCTCGATAAGCTCAACAATGATGTTCAGCCCTGGCAAATTCGCCGCGCGGCTGAGTACATGACCCATGCCCCTCTGGCTTCCATCAACTCTGTGGGTGGCGTTATCACTGAGCCTAACTCGGTGAACTATGTGAACCTGCGTCAGTGGTTGGCTGGTTCCCACTTCATTCTGGGCTTCTTCTTCCTGATTGGTCACCTTTGGCATGCAGGTCGCGCCCGTGCGGCGGCGGCTGGCTTCGAGAAGGGTATCGATCGCAAGACCGAGCCGGTGCTATCCATGAGCGACCTTGACTAA
- a CDS encoding photosynthetic reaction center family protein, producing MTTAVGRISDRGWFDVLDDWLKRDRFVFVGWSGLLLFPCAYMAIGGWLTGTTFATSWYTHGIASSYLEGCNFLTVAISTPADSMGHALLLLWGPEAQGAFVRWVQLGGLWTFTALHGAFALIGFMLRQFEIARLVGVRPYNAIAFSAPIALFVSVFLIYPLGQSSWFFAPSFGVAAIFRFILFFQGFHNWTLNPFHMMGVAGVLGGALLCAIHGATVENTLFEDGDDATTFRG from the coding sequence ATGACAACTGCAGTAGGTCGCATTAGCGATCGGGGATGGTTTGATGTCCTCGATGATTGGCTGAAGCGCGATCGCTTCGTCTTCGTGGGTTGGTCCGGATTGCTGCTCTTCCCCTGTGCCTACATGGCCATCGGGGGCTGGCTCACCGGCACCACCTTCGCCACGTCCTGGTATACCCACGGCATCGCCTCCTCCTACCTGGAAGGCTGTAACTTTCTGACCGTGGCCATCAGCACCCCCGCCGACAGCATGGGCCACGCCCTCTTGCTGCTGTGGGGACCCGAAGCCCAGGGTGCCTTTGTGCGCTGGGTTCAGTTAGGTGGTTTGTGGACCTTCACCGCCCTCCACGGTGCCTTCGCCCTGATCGGCTTCATGCTGCGTCAGTTCGAGATTGCCCGTTTGGTGGGTGTGCGTCCCTACAACGCCATCGCCTTTTCGGCTCCCATCGCCCTGTTTGTGAGCGTGTTCCTGATTTACCCCCTGGGTCAATCCAGTTGGTTCTTCGCTCCCAGCTTCGGTGTGGCGGCAATTTTCCGTTTCATTCTCTTCTTCCAAGGCTTCCATAACTGGACCTTGAACCCCTTCCACATGATGGGAGTGGCCGGTGTCTTGGGTGGAGCGTTGCTGTGCGCCATCCACGGTGCCACGGTGGAGAACACCCTGTTTGAAGATGGTGACGATGCCACCACCTTCCGGGGTTT
- a CDS encoding NUDIX hydrolase, producing MNPTPHQVLHQRLLYQGRKFNYEVSSLRLPNGAEGEWECVRHPGGALAIPVTADGELVLVRQYRFAVQGWLLEFPAGTVEDHEDPAATIRREIEEETGYRAHRWTTLGQFFLAPGYSDEIIYAFLAQDLERLATPPAQDEDEDIETVLMTPAQFQSAILDGEPIDAKSIASFFLAQPHLGA from the coding sequence ATGAACCCCACCCCCCACCAAGTTCTCCACCAGCGCCTGCTGTACCAAGGTCGTAAGTTTAACTACGAAGTCAGCAGCCTCCGGTTGCCCAACGGAGCCGAGGGGGAATGGGAATGTGTGCGCCACCCTGGGGGAGCCTTGGCCATTCCTGTGACCGCTGACGGAGAACTGGTGTTGGTGCGCCAGTATCGCTTTGCCGTCCAGGGCTGGCTGTTGGAGTTTCCCGCTGGCACTGTGGAAGACCACGAGGATCCCGCCGCTACGATTCGCCGAGAAATTGAAGAAGAAACCGGTTATCGCGCCCACCGCTGGACGACCCTGGGTCAGTTCTTCCTCGCTCCGGGCTACTCCGATGAAATTATTTATGCCTTTTTGGCCCAGGATTTGGAGCGGCTGGCAACACCTCCGGCCCAAGATGAGGATGAAGACATCGAAACGGTGTTGATGACCCCCGCCCAATTCCAGTCCGCCATTCTCGACGGGGAACCCATTGATGCCAAGTCGATCGCCAGCTTTTTCCTCGCCCAGCCCCACTTGGGTGCTTGA
- the folK gene encoding 2-amino-4-hydroxy-6-hydroxymethyldihydropteridine diphosphokinase, with product MLVKLCLTDRDALSMEDLLPTVPLLTVPLTPASPAPVAVAIALGSNLGDSAGILSAALVALAKVSGLEVQAQSSFYRTAPVGPPQPDYLNACALLAVTLSPETMLETLLQVEQQFGRVRRERWGPRLLDLDLLFYGDRILTTPTLELPHPRMIDRAFVLVPLAEIVPQWRDPRSQRSIAELLHHLDCSGVQRRSEAPPDPIPDP from the coding sequence TTGTTAGTCAAGCTTTGCCTGACCGATCGTGATGCCCTGTCCATGGAGGATCTCCTGCCTACTGTGCCCCTGCTTACTGTGCCCCTCACCCCTGCCTCTCCAGCGCCGGTTGCTGTGGCCATTGCCTTGGGTAGTAATCTGGGGGACTCTGCTGGGATTCTCAGCGCCGCCCTGGTGGCCCTGGCCAAGGTTTCTGGCCTGGAGGTGCAGGCCCAGTCTAGTTTTTATCGCACTGCACCCGTTGGTCCTCCCCAGCCCGACTATCTCAATGCCTGTGCGCTGTTGGCGGTCACCCTGTCGCCGGAGACAATGCTAGAGACCCTATTGCAGGTGGAGCAGCAGTTTGGACGAGTGCGGCGGGAGCGGTGGGGACCTCGGTTGCTGGATCTAGATTTATTGTTCTACGGCGATCGCATCCTCACCACTCCCACCCTGGAATTGCCCCATCCCCGTATGATCGATCGCGCCTTTGTGTTGGTTCCCCTGGCGGAAATTGTTCCCCAGTGGCGGGATCCTCGCTCCCAGCGATCGATCGCGGAACTACTCCACCACTTGGACTGTTCTGGCGTTCAGCGGCGATCGGAAGCCCCCCCTGATCCAATTCCCGACCCCTAG
- a CDS encoding lipase family protein, whose amino-acid sequence MTSTLPETHDNDYRYFDFQPHIVGKYDIRNSLSLALACDLAYKSESDIKAQAEQWGFPRFKFLEDKIAVIDTQGFIMGNDKVIILAFRGTENRTDWRTDLNFPKVKAMFGYIHKGFRSALEAVIDDVLAAVEEMRDNEQSLWITGHSLGAALATLATAFYRHQKHPVSGLYTFGSPRVGDDKFDDFFEPDFGRFTFRVVNGNDIVTRVPPRNFGFNHVGTCVFHDGDGGWQVDPNPWKEFLDQISVTVENLGQFTMVASHLLGGEHGYLTALKAEYKRQHPQFFAD is encoded by the coding sequence ATGACTTCAACTTTGCCAGAAACCCATGATAACGATTATCGTTACTTTGACTTTCAGCCCCACATTGTCGGGAAGTATGATATTCGTAATTCCCTCTCCCTAGCCTTAGCCTGTGATCTAGCCTATAAATCCGAAAGTGATATTAAAGCCCAGGCAGAGCAATGGGGATTTCCAAGGTTTAAGTTTTTGGAAGATAAGATTGCAGTCATTGATACCCAAGGCTTTATTATGGGGAATGACAAAGTTATAATTTTAGCCTTTCGAGGCACTGAAAACCGCACAGACTGGCGTACTGACCTAAACTTTCCTAAGGTCAAGGCAATGTTTGGTTATATTCATAAGGGGTTTCGATCGGCTCTGGAAGCTGTCATTGATGATGTATTGGCGGCTGTCGAGGAAATGCGAGATAATGAGCAATCCCTTTGGATTACCGGCCATAGCCTAGGGGCAGCATTGGCCACCCTCGCCACTGCCTTTTATCGCCATCAGAAGCACCCTGTGAGTGGGTTGTATACCTTTGGTTCTCCTCGGGTTGGAGACGATAAATTTGATGATTTCTTTGAGCCAGACTTTGGCCGGTTCACCTTTCGTGTTGTCAATGGTAACGATATTGTCACCCGTGTTCCGCCCCGTAATTTTGGCTTTAATCATGTGGGAACCTGTGTCTTTCATGATGGAGATGGTGGGTGGCAAGTGGATCCCAATCCTTGGAAAGAATTTTTGGATCAAATATCTGTAACCGTAGAGAACTTGGGCCAATTTACGATGGTGGCTAGTCACCTTCTCGGTGGTGAACACGGATATTTAACTGCCTTGAAAGCAGAATATAAACGGCAACACCCCCAATTTTTTGCTGACTAG